A window of the Streptomyces sp. Ag109_O5-10 genome harbors these coding sequences:
- a CDS encoding NF041680 family putative transposase, with protein MSVVQQGVRGEPLAELSRFRGVFYDCLLGRRDALFELTDAVLCSDGPVKTLVGLALAPEHRRGHGALYGALNRGRVDVDRLRSELAGLPLPRAADGRLVLAVDVSPWLRPDAGTCPDRSFCHTFGRGDAKHQMIPGWPYSFVVALETGRTSWTAVLDAVRLEPGADVAATTAAQLRDVVTRLIGAGQWTSGDPEVLVVMDAGYDAPRIAHLLSDLPVQVLGRLRSDRVMRRPAPSRAEFAAANPAGGRPPKHVGEFVFGDPATWGTEQAVTTTATRRYGTATARAWDRLHPRLTRRAAWLEHDGELPLLEGTVIRLAVEKLPSGGANRPVWLWWSRTGASPADVDRCWQAFLRRFDVEHTFRLLKQTLGWTRPRLRDSAAADRWTWLVIAAHTQLRLARPLVADLRHPWEKPAEPSKLTPARVRRGFRNLHTKTPSPAQAPKPTHPGPGRPPGRRNQRPAARYEVGRVLTTGEAYDRPAHHKKGTKPRRTTTNG; from the coding sequence ATGAGTGTGGTGCAGCAGGGTGTGCGGGGCGAGCCGTTGGCGGAACTGTCACGCTTCCGGGGGGTCTTCTACGACTGCCTGCTCGGGCGACGCGACGCGCTGTTCGAGCTGACGGACGCGGTGCTGTGCAGCGACGGGCCGGTGAAGACCCTGGTCGGCCTGGCGCTCGCACCTGAGCACCGGCGCGGGCACGGTGCCCTGTACGGCGCGCTGAACCGGGGCCGGGTGGACGTCGATCGGCTGCGGTCGGAGCTCGCCGGCCTGCCGCTGCCGCGGGCCGCCGACGGCCGCCTGGTGTTGGCGGTGGACGTCTCGCCGTGGCTGCGGCCGGACGCCGGGACCTGCCCGGACCGCTCGTTCTGCCACACCTTCGGCCGCGGCGACGCCAAGCACCAGATGATCCCGGGCTGGCCGTACTCGTTCGTGGTCGCGCTGGAGACCGGGCGAACGTCGTGGACGGCGGTGCTGGACGCGGTGCGGCTGGAACCCGGCGCCGACGTCGCGGCTACCACCGCTGCCCAACTCCGCGACGTAGTGACCCGGTTGATCGGCGCGGGGCAGTGGACGTCGGGCGATCCGGAGGTGCTCGTGGTGATGGACGCTGGCTACGACGCCCCGCGGATCGCACACCTGCTCAGCGACCTGCCGGTGCAGGTTCTCGGCCGGCTCCGTTCGGACCGGGTGATGCGCCGCCCGGCGCCCAGCCGCGCGGAGTTCGCCGCCGCGAATCCGGCCGGGGGCCGGCCGCCCAAGCACGTCGGCGAGTTCGTGTTCGGCGACCCCGCCACTTGGGGCACCGAACAGGCGGTCACCACCACCGCGACCCGCCGCTACGGCACCGCTACGGCCCGGGCCTGGGACCGGCTTCACCCCCGGCTGACCCGCCGGGCGGCATGGCTGGAACACGACGGCGAGCTGCCGCTCCTCGAAGGCACGGTGATCCGGCTCGCCGTCGAGAAGCTGCCCAGCGGCGGGGCGAACCGGCCGGTCTGGCTGTGGTGGTCGCGTACCGGTGCCAGCCCGGCCGACGTCGACCGCTGCTGGCAGGCGTTCCTCCGCCGCTTCGACGTGGAGCACACCTTCCGTCTGCTCAAGCAGACCCTCGGCTGGACCCGGCCCCGCCTGCGCGACTCGGCGGCGGCCGACCGCTGGACCTGGCTGGTGATCGCCGCCCACACCCAGCTCCGCCTTGCCCGCCCGCTCGTCGCCGATCTCCGCCATCCCTGGGAGAAGCCGGCGGAACCGAGCAAGCTCACCCCCGCCCGCGTCCGGCGCGGGTTCCGGAACCTGCACACGAAGACACCCTCACCAGCGCAAGCGCCGAAACCCACCCACCCCGGTCCTGGCCGGCCGCCCGGCCGCAGGAATCAGCGGCCCGCCGCCCGCTACGAAGTGGGCAGAGTCCTGACCACCGGCGAGGCGTACGACCGGCCCGCCCACCACAAGAAGGGCACCAAGCCCCGACGAACCACTACAAATGGTTAA
- a CDS encoding class I SAM-dependent methyltransferase produces the protein MLDYDKEAGAYDATRGGEARAAAAAAAVLTLIPENLGSAARPARLLDLACGTGIVTRRLAAARPALQVTGADRAPGMARMAAARLPGSVLLADSRRLPFPDGTFDAVTTVWLLHLVADGTEVRGIVAECARVLRPGGVYVTTVDKAAAHDVGSDIDAVLADRPRRPASDACADVAAHARASGLLPAGQAAFTGVGQGRSPRSTLADLRRGWFTMLPPDDPRAEGFADRLAALPDQDRRRPDPRFAVRAFRKPAAC, from the coding sequence GTGCTCGACTACGACAAGGAAGCCGGGGCCTACGACGCGACACGCGGCGGCGAGGCCCGCGCGGCGGCTGCCGCGGCGGCCGTTCTCACCCTGATCCCCGAAAATCTCGGCAGCGCCGCCCGCCCCGCCCGGCTCCTCGACCTCGCCTGCGGCACCGGCATCGTCACGCGCCGGCTCGCCGCCGCCCGCCCGGCGCTCCAGGTCACCGGAGCCGACCGCGCACCCGGCATGGCCCGGATGGCGGCGGCCCGGCTGCCGGGATCGGTCCTGCTCGCCGACAGCCGCCGACTGCCCTTCCCCGACGGCACGTTCGACGCCGTCACGACCGTCTGGCTGCTCCACCTCGTAGCGGACGGCACCGAGGTCCGCGGGATCGTCGCCGAGTGCGCGCGGGTGCTGCGGCCGGGCGGGGTGTACGTCACCACCGTCGACAAGGCCGCCGCGCACGACGTCGGCAGCGACATCGACGCCGTCCTCGCCGACCGCCCGCGCCGCCCGGCGTCCGACGCCTGCGCGGACGTCGCCGCGCACGCCCGCGCGAGCGGCCTGCTGCCCGCAGGGCAGGCCGCCTTCACGGGCGTCGGCCAGGGCCGCAGCCCCCGCTCCACCCTCGCCGACCTGCGGCGCGGCTGGTTCACGATGCTCCCGCCCGACGACCCCCGCGCCGAGGGCTTCGCCGACCGGCTGGCGGCCCTGCCCGACCAGGACCGCCGCCGCCCCGACCCCCGCTTCGCCGTGCGGGCGTTCAGGAAACCGGCGGCCTGCTGA
- a CDS encoding trans-aconitate 2-methyltransferase, giving the protein MAHHHHTTDTHRHTRTHDHGHAHSGTDLDWAEMAGHLESQAELFAPLYESALGWLGKEVTEPGLIVDVGSGPGVVSCLFAEVFPGARVLAVDGSEPLLDRARARAERLGVADRFGVLAGELPGVLDELDYPADLLWAGHSLHHLGDQRAALTAFAERLAPGGTLAILEGGLPGRFLPRDIGIGRPGLQARLDALQEEWFARMRAELPGSVAETEDWPTLLSSAGLKYARTRSFLIDLPAPASDRARTYAVEIFARFRDTLSDDLHAEDRATLDRLLDPADPASLHRRPDLFVLGARTVHTAVRPV; this is encoded by the coding sequence ATGGCGCACCACCACCACACCACGGACACCCACCGGCACACCCGCACCCACGACCACGGTCACGCCCACTCCGGCACCGACCTCGACTGGGCCGAGATGGCCGGACACCTGGAGTCGCAGGCGGAGCTCTTCGCCCCCCTCTACGAGAGCGCGCTGGGCTGGCTCGGCAAGGAGGTCACCGAGCCGGGGCTGATCGTCGACGTCGGCAGCGGGCCGGGGGTGGTGTCGTGCCTGTTCGCCGAGGTGTTCCCGGGCGCGCGGGTGCTGGCCGTGGACGGCAGCGAGCCCCTCCTGGACCGGGCCCGTGCCCGTGCCGAGCGGCTGGGCGTGGCCGACCGCTTCGGCGTGCTCGCCGGTGAACTCCCTGGTGTGCTGGACGAGTTGGACTATCCGGCCGACCTGCTGTGGGCCGGGCACAGCCTCCACCACCTCGGCGACCAGCGGGCCGCGCTCACCGCCTTCGCCGAGCGGCTGGCGCCCGGCGGCACGCTGGCGATCCTCGAAGGCGGCCTGCCCGGCCGCTTCCTGCCCCGCGACATCGGCATCGGCCGCCCCGGGCTCCAGGCCCGCCTGGACGCGCTGCAGGAGGAGTGGTTCGCGCGGATGCGCGCCGAGCTGCCGGGCTCGGTCGCCGAGACCGAGGACTGGCCCACGCTGCTCTCCTCCGCCGGCCTGAAGTACGCGCGTACCCGCAGCTTCCTGATCGACCTGCCCGCACCCGCCTCCGACCGGGCCCGCACCTACGCCGTCGAGATCTTCGCCCGCTTCCGCGACACCCTCTCCGACGACCTCCACGCCGAGGACCGCGCCACCCTGGACCGCCTCCTCGACCCCGCCGACCCGGCGAGCCTGCACCGCAGGCCCGACCTGTTCGTCCTCGGCGCCCGCACGGTGCACACGGCGGTACGGCCCGTCTGA
- a CDS encoding helix-turn-helix transcriptional regulator — MSERRAAPTVGQVVLGKRLQELREAAGLGRDEAARVLRVAQATVRRMEMAEVALKIPYIQVLLDTYGVAEEEQAAFIRLAEEANQPGWWQRFHDVLPDWFSLYVSLEGAARVVRSYEPHFLPGLLQTEAYARAVMESGTIGHSDPTAVERHVALRMTRQRLLEQDDPPHLWVIMDETVLRRPAGDAEVMRDQVDKLLAYVERDRITLQLAEFASGPHPGTYAPFTLFRFAEPELPDMVFTEYLTGALYLDSRDEVGAHLEVLDHMTARAASAQRTEELLREYRDKL, encoded by the coding sequence GTGAGTGAACGGCGTGCTGCGCCCACAGTGGGGCAGGTCGTGCTCGGCAAGCGGCTGCAGGAACTGCGCGAGGCGGCCGGCCTGGGCCGCGACGAGGCGGCGCGGGTCCTGCGGGTGGCCCAGGCGACCGTGCGGCGGATGGAGATGGCCGAGGTCGCGCTGAAGATCCCGTACATCCAGGTGCTCCTGGACACGTACGGGGTGGCCGAGGAGGAGCAGGCCGCGTTCATACGGCTGGCCGAGGAGGCCAACCAGCCGGGCTGGTGGCAGCGGTTCCACGACGTGCTGCCGGACTGGTTCAGCCTGTACGTGAGCCTGGAGGGCGCCGCCCGGGTCGTCCGCTCCTACGAGCCGCACTTCCTCCCCGGCCTGTTGCAGACCGAGGCGTACGCGCGGGCCGTGATGGAGTCCGGGACGATCGGCCACAGCGATCCCACGGCCGTGGAACGGCACGTGGCGCTGCGCATGACCCGGCAGCGGCTGCTGGAGCAGGACGATCCGCCCCACCTGTGGGTGATCATGGACGAGACGGTGCTGCGGCGCCCGGCCGGCGACGCCGAGGTGATGCGCGACCAGGTCGACAAGCTCCTCGCCTACGTCGAGCGGGACCGGATAACCCTGCAGCTCGCCGAGTTCGCGAGCGGTCCGCACCCCGGCACGTACGCGCCGTTCACGCTGTTCCGGTTCGCCGAGCCCGAGCTGCCCGACATGGTCTTCACCGAGTACCTGACCGGCGCCCTGTACCTGGACTCCCGCGACGAGGTCGGGGCGCACCTGGAGGTCCTGGACCACATGACGGCCCGCGCGGCCTCGGCACAGCGGACCGAGGAGCTGCTGCGGGAGTACCGCGACAAGCTCTGA
- a CDS encoding helix-turn-helix domain-containing protein, giving the protein MDFSRALRERRTRRHLSQLDLALRAGTTQRHLSFIESGRSVPGRNMVVRLAESLELPLRERNELLLAAGYAPAYPESAFDDPALAPARTAIRHILRGHLPYPALVVDRGGDLIAANTAFDLLTEGAAPRLVGEGTNVYRLALHPDGLAPRIVNLAEWARHILAGLGHLEELRAELAGYVPDLEPSAGALGFAVPLRLRSPYGELRLMTTVTTFATAVDVTLAELKLEAFLPADPATAEALLAATGPTAPSAAAGQAPGKG; this is encoded by the coding sequence GTGGACTTCTCCCGTGCGCTCCGCGAACGCCGTACCCGCCGTCATCTCAGCCAACTCGACCTGGCGCTCCGGGCGGGCACCACCCAGCGGCACCTCAGCTTCATCGAGTCCGGCAGGTCCGTCCCCGGCCGGAACATGGTCGTGCGCCTGGCCGAGTCACTGGAACTGCCGCTGCGGGAGCGCAACGAACTGCTGCTGGCCGCGGGATACGCACCCGCCTACCCCGAGAGCGCGTTCGACGACCCGGCGCTGGCTCCCGCACGCACGGCGATCCGCCACATCCTGCGCGGGCATCTGCCGTATCCGGCGCTGGTGGTGGACCGGGGCGGTGACCTGATCGCCGCGAACACCGCGTTCGACCTGCTCACCGAGGGAGCGGCGCCCCGCCTGGTGGGCGAGGGCACGAACGTCTACCGCCTCGCCCTGCACCCCGACGGCCTGGCTCCCCGCATCGTCAACCTCGCCGAATGGGCACGCCACATCCTGGCCGGCCTCGGGCACCTGGAGGAGCTGCGCGCCGAACTCGCCGGTTACGTTCCCGACCTGGAGCCGTCCGCCGGGGCTCTGGGCTTCGCGGTGCCGCTCCGCCTGCGGTCGCCGTACGGCGAACTGCGCCTGATGACGACCGTGACGACCTTCGCGACGGCCGTCGACGTGACACTCGCCGAACTGAAGCTGGAGGCGTTCCTGCCGGCCGACCCGGCGACAGCCGAGGCGCTCCTGGCAGCCACCGGACCCACGGCTCCCTCCGCTGCCGCGGGTCAGGCCCCCGGGAAGGGGTAG
- a CDS encoding LLM class flavin-dependent oxidoreductase: MAAMDIGVLLPTGTAQWGPADDPRELVALGRRAERLGFSSLFVNDSLVSPRIEALTMLAALAPATENVTLGTAALMPFLRRPVQAAQALASIDLLSGGRLTVAVGAGFPGRFGRPLYALSELPWGRRFARLDETVALWRALWDGAGAFHGEILRFADIPPMTRPFRPGGPPVWLGGATPAALARTGRMYDGWLPYPPEPADYASGLRGIHRAAADAGRSAADITPALFVSVRIDDDIETGRRALDGYARATYGMPLEELEKIQAVVAGSAGQVRERLGQYVAAGVRHLVVRLGALGLPAQRDQLERVADLIPAVRAAADHASRSDGS; encoded by the coding sequence ATCGCCGCCATGGACATCGGTGTGCTGCTTCCGACCGGAACCGCCCAGTGGGGCCCGGCCGACGACCCTCGCGAGCTGGTCGCCCTCGGCCGCCGGGCCGAACGCCTGGGCTTCTCCTCGCTCTTCGTCAACGACTCCCTCGTCAGCCCGCGCATCGAGGCGCTCACGATGCTGGCCGCGCTCGCTCCCGCGACCGAGAACGTGACGCTGGGGACGGCCGCACTGATGCCCTTCCTCCGCCGTCCCGTCCAGGCAGCGCAGGCCCTCGCCTCGATCGACCTGCTGTCCGGTGGCCGACTCACCGTGGCCGTCGGCGCCGGCTTCCCCGGCCGCTTCGGACGGCCCCTCTACGCCCTGTCCGAGCTGCCGTGGGGCAGACGCTTCGCCCGCCTGGACGAGACCGTCGCCCTGTGGCGGGCCCTGTGGGACGGTGCCGGTGCCTTTCACGGCGAGATCCTCAGATTCGCCGACATCCCGCCCATGACCAGGCCGTTCCGACCCGGCGGCCCGCCCGTCTGGCTCGGCGGCGCCACCCCCGCGGCGCTGGCGCGTACCGGCCGGATGTACGACGGATGGCTGCCCTACCCGCCCGAACCCGCCGACTACGCGTCCGGCCTCCGCGGCATCCACCGCGCAGCGGCCGACGCCGGACGCTCCGCCGCGGACATCACCCCCGCACTGTTCGTCTCGGTACGGATCGACGACGACATCGAGACCGGCCGCCGAGCACTGGACGGCTACGCACGGGCCACGTACGGCATGCCGCTGGAGGAACTGGAGAAGATCCAGGCAGTCGTCGCAGGCTCCGCCGGGCAGGTGCGCGAGCGTCTCGGACAGTACGTCGCCGCCGGCGTCCGGCACCTCGTCGTACGCCTCGGCGCCCTGGGCCTGCCCGCCCAGCGCGACCAGCTCGAACGGGTCGCGGACCTGATCCCGGCCGTACGGGCAGCGGCCGATCACGCCTCCCGCTCCGACGGCTCCTGA
- a CDS encoding helix-turn-helix domain-containing protein, with protein sequence MTLVASGPVPSRTNAPDGQGVGPLLRAWRERRRVSQLELALRADSSARHISFVETGRSRPSEEMVLRLAEHLDVPVRERNALLLAAGYAPHYPETPLDDPALDALRDGMERLIRGYEPYPALVVDAMYTVVAANRGIAMLLEGVPESLLAPAPNAMRLTLHPEGLAPRIRNLREWRGHLLEQMERQIALHRSDALRELYEEVAAYPVPAHVDDAEPGGPGRPVAYFALPLRIEHAGQVLSFVSSISTFNTPMDVTVAELAIETFLPADPATTKYLHSLAS encoded by the coding sequence ATGACCCTTGTCGCCTCCGGCCCCGTCCCCTCCCGCACCAACGCCCCCGACGGCCAGGGCGTCGGCCCGCTGCTGCGCGCGTGGCGGGAGCGGCGGCGGGTGAGCCAGCTGGAGCTGGCACTGCGTGCCGACTCCTCGGCCCGGCACATCAGCTTCGTCGAGACGGGCCGGTCGCGGCCGAGCGAGGAGATGGTGCTGCGCCTGGCCGAGCACCTGGACGTACCGGTGCGGGAGCGCAACGCGCTGCTGCTGGCGGCCGGTTACGCGCCGCACTACCCGGAGACCCCGCTGGACGACCCGGCGCTGGACGCGCTGCGCGACGGCATGGAGCGGCTGATCCGCGGCTACGAGCCGTATCCGGCGCTGGTCGTGGACGCCATGTACACGGTGGTCGCCGCCAACCGGGGTATCGCCATGCTCCTGGAGGGCGTCCCGGAGTCGCTGCTCGCGCCCGCCCCGAACGCGATGCGGCTGACCCTGCACCCGGAGGGGCTGGCGCCGCGCATCCGCAACCTCCGGGAATGGCGCGGGCACCTGCTGGAACAGATGGAACGCCAGATCGCGCTGCACCGCTCCGACGCGCTGCGGGAGCTGTACGAAGAGGTCGCCGCCTATCCGGTGCCGGCCCACGTGGACGACGCGGAACCCGGCGGACCCGGCCGGCCCGTCGCGTACTTCGCGCTGCCGCTGCGGATCGAGCACGCGGGGCAGGTGCTGTCGTTCGTGTCGTCGATCTCGACGTTCAACACGCCGATGGACGTGACGGTCGCCGAACTGGCCATCGAGACGTTCCTGCCCGCGGACCCGGCCACCACCAAGTACCTGCACTCGTTGGCAAGTTGA
- a CDS encoding 4a-hydroxytetrahydrobiopterin dehydratase: protein MAVAPLSQQETEDRLAELPGWSLDGDRLARAYRLDSHFAAVALVVHIARIQDELDHHSDLTLGYHTVSLTVNTHSVGGAVTAKDFELAHRVEDIAPGHGAH, encoded by the coding sequence ATGGCCGTCGCACCGCTGTCGCAGCAGGAGACCGAGGACCGGCTGGCCGAGCTGCCCGGCTGGTCGTTGGACGGCGACCGGCTCGCCCGCGCCTACCGCCTCGACTCGCACTTCGCCGCCGTCGCGCTGGTCGTGCACATCGCCCGCATCCAGGACGAACTCGACCACCACTCCGACCTCACCCTCGGCTACCACACCGTCAGCCTCACCGTGAACACGCACAGCGTGGGCGGCGCCGTCACCGCCAAGGACTTCGAACTCGCCCACAGGGTGGAGGACATCGCCCCAGGCCACGGCGCACACTGA
- a CDS encoding phytanoyl-CoA dioxygenase family protein: MRTARRTVQDGRVDDELVDRFLTDGFVKIEGAFPPRVAEDCARLLWRETGYDPEDPGTWKDPVVWVGGMAQGPFAAAANSGALHRAFDLLVGEGRWVPRYSLGSFPLRFPHPEEPDDAGWHIEGSYLPDGVETRWYHTNLRSRDRALLMLFLFSEVTEQDAPTRIRVGSHLDIPAVLEPYGEEGVSMLDIAPEVVEASAHRPLAYATGRPGDVYLCHPFLVHAAQPHHGTRPRFMAQPPLMPAAPYELERPDGAYSAVEHAIRRGLTPAPSKGR, translated from the coding sequence ATGCGGACGGCAAGGCGGACGGTCCAGGATGGCCGGGTGGACGACGAGCTGGTGGACCGCTTCCTGACCGACGGTTTCGTGAAGATCGAGGGCGCGTTCCCACCGCGTGTCGCCGAGGACTGCGCCCGGCTGCTGTGGCGGGAGACAGGGTACGACCCGGAGGATCCGGGCACCTGGAAGGACCCCGTGGTGTGGGTGGGCGGCATGGCGCAGGGCCCGTTCGCGGCGGCCGCCAACTCCGGCGCACTGCACCGGGCGTTCGATCTGCTGGTCGGCGAGGGCCGCTGGGTCCCCCGGTACTCGCTGGGGAGCTTCCCGCTGCGGTTCCCGCACCCGGAGGAGCCCGACGACGCCGGCTGGCACATAGAGGGCAGCTACCTCCCGGACGGCGTGGAGACCCGCTGGTACCACACGAACCTGCGCTCCCGTGACCGCGCCCTGCTGATGCTGTTCCTCTTCTCCGAGGTGACCGAGCAGGACGCGCCCACCCGGATCCGCGTCGGCTCGCATCTCGACATCCCGGCGGTCCTGGAGCCGTACGGCGAGGAGGGCGTCTCGATGCTGGACATCGCCCCGGAGGTCGTCGAGGCCTCCGCGCACCGCCCCCTCGCGTACGCCACCGGCCGTCCCGGTGACGTCTACCTCTGCCACCCCTTCCTGGTCCACGCGGCCCAGCCGCACCACGGCACCCGCCCCCGCTTCATGGCACAGCCGCCGTTGATGCCGGCCGCTCCCTACGAGCTGGAGCGGCCGGACGGGGCCTACTCGGCGGTGGAGCACGCGATCCGCCGGGGCCTGACCCCCGCGCCCTCGAAGGGGCGCTGA